A single window of Methanothermobacter marburgensis str. Marburg DNA harbors:
- a CDS encoding TfuA-related McrA-glycine thioamidation protein: protein MHSRKIIIFTGPSLSHSDASDILRADYRPPVRRGDVHEALSDKPDIIGIIDGVFHQSPAVGHREIIEALRMGVTVVGGASMGALRASELYDLGMVGVGRIFRAYLNGDLESDDDVAVAFNPETLEALSDSLVSIHFNFERALESGIIGEDDFRELMKIAKNLFYPLRNYQRILHDAEIPENRKASLMSFLESEGRDIKREDAIEVIKYIKGLLSSDDQDHGCETHGS, encoded by the coding sequence ATGCACAGCAGAAAGATCATAATATTTACAGGACCATCACTTTCCCACAGTGATGCATCAGATATCCTAAGGGCAGATTACAGACCCCCTGTAAGGCGGGGTGACGTCCATGAGGCCCTCTCTGATAAGCCAGACATAATAGGGATAATTGACGGTGTATTTCATCAGAGTCCGGCAGTGGGGCACCGTGAAATCATTGAGGCCCTCAGGATGGGCGTTACCGTTGTTGGAGGGGCCAGTATGGGGGCGCTAAGGGCCTCTGAACTCTATGACTTGGGGATGGTGGGAGTCGGCCGTATATTCAGGGCCTACCTGAATGGTGATCTGGAATCTGATGATGATGTTGCAGTTGCCTTTAACCCTGAAACCCTCGAGGCCCTCTCTGATTCCCTTGTGAGCATTCATTTTAACTTTGAAAGGGCCCTTGAAAGTGGCATCATCGGTGAAGATGACTTCAGAGAACTCATGAAAATCGCTAAGAATCTATTTTATCCCCTCAGGAACTACCAGAGAATTCTGCATGACGCAGAAATACCTGAAAACAGAAAGGCATCCCTCATGTCATTCCTTGAATCTGAAGGTAGGGATATAAAAAGGGAGGACGCAATTGAGGTTATAAAATACATTAAGGGACTGCTAAGCTCTGATGATCAGGATCATGGATGTGAAACTCATGGATCTTGA